Sequence from the Nocardia brasiliensis genome:
GCGGCGTGCCGCCTGCACGTCGATGGTCTGGCCCCGGCCGCCCTGCTCGGACCGCCGCACCGCTTCGCTGTTCTCGTGCCCCACCGCCACCACGGCGGCGGCGTAGTCCTCGGTTTGCAGCAGGCCCGGAACCAACTGGCCCTCAAAAGTTCTGATCGTGCGCGCCGCGCCTTCGAGTCCGATGTAGGTCTCGAACCATTGCGGCAGCAGGTCGTTGTATCGATGCCACCAACCCGGCTGGTTGGCTTTGCGCGCCAGATCGAGGAATTTCGCGCACTCGTCGGGATCGGTGACCCCGTACAGGTCAAGCAGATCCACGATGTCGCGTTCCTTGAAACCGGTCCGGCCGAGCTCGAGCCGACTGATCTTGGCGTACGAGCCGCGGATGCGGTCGGCGGCGACCTGGGGCGTGATGCCACGGGCTTCGCGCAATTTGCGCAGTTGGCCGCCGACCGCAATCCGCAAAGCGATCGGACCCCGTTCAGCGACACTGGACTCGACGCCGATCCGGATCGGTTCTGCGGCCATGAGTTTCTACTCCGATATTCGGGAATCACCGACGGCGCGCCCGTCCGTTACCGTCGCAAGCAACACCGCTGCCATGCCGATCATATCCCTCGGATACGACGGAACCATCCGCAGCGTCTATTTTTTACCACCCCGACTGCTACTTTCCGGCAGTTCCGTGCTGGAACCCGCCGCCGTCACTAGGGGCACAGCGCCGAGGCCGGGGAGTCCGCCGCAGAATTGCCCCTTTGCGCACCGACTGCGGATTTGGGAGTTATCGCGTGACCGACCTCGATGTGATCATCGTGGGCGCCGACCCGGCCGGCCTGACGCTGGCCGCCGAATTGAGCCTGGCGGGTGTCCGCCCCCTGGTGCTCGAGCAGTATCCGGCCCCGCGCGACGTGCCGAAGGCCAGCGGTATCGCCGGTCGGATCCGTCGAGGACGACACCACCGACTACGACGACGATGAGCCGCTGACCATCGCCGAGCTCGCCGACAGCGTGCGGCGCGTGCTCGGGGCCGAGCTGCCGATGTCGGACCCGAAGCGCCTGTCGCGCTTCACCTTCAAGGACCGGCAGGCCGAAACCTACCGCGCCGGAAGAATTCTGCTCGCCGGGGACGCGGCGCATCTGCTGCCCGCCACCGGCACCGCACTCAATGTCGACATGGTCGACGCGGTCCATCTGGGCTGGAAGCTGGCCGCCGAGGTGCAGGGCTGGGCGCCGGGCGGGCGCGCCGACGCCTTGCTGATCCGGCCGGACGGCCATATCGCCTGGGCCGCAGAGGTGGGCGAGCCCACCGGCACCGCGGCACCGGCCCTGCGCGACGCGCTGGCGCACTGGTTCGGCGCACCGCTCGACGCCTGATCGGCACGGCAGCCGAGCCGACGCCCTGCCGTCGCGGGCAGGGCCCACTCCGCCTCAAGTGAGGCGGTGGGCGGCAAGGAGTTCGGTGTCGGCGAGCATGGTGTCGATCGGCCCGTCGGCGACGATGCGGCCGCCGTCGAGCAGCACCGCACGATCGCAGACGCGCTGCGCGTAGGGCAGATCGTGGGTGACCATGAGCAACGTCGTCGGCAGGCCGAGCAGGATTTCGGCGAGTTCGCGGCGCGCGACCGGGTCGAGATTGGCCGCGGGCTCGTCGAGCACGAGAACCTCGGGGCGGCAGGCCAATACGGTGGCCAGAGCGGCGCGGCGGCGTTCGCCGAGCGAGAGTCGCGCGGGCGAGCGATCGGCCCGATCGGTCATCCCGACGGCGTCGAGCGCGCCGCGCACCCGCTCGGCCAACGCCGCACCGCGCACGCCGAAATTGGCGGGCCCGAATGCGATATCCTGCGCGACCGTCGGCATGAACAGTTGGTCGTCCGGGTCCTGGAAGACCACGCCCACCCGCTCCCTGATCGCGCGCACGGTGGTGCGGCCCACGCGGGTGCCGCCGATGTGGACCGCACCGGACGCGGCGCGGAGCACGCCGTTGAGGTGCAGCATCAGGGTCGACTTCCCGGCGCCGTTGGGCCC
This genomic interval carries:
- a CDS encoding FAD-dependent oxidoreductase; this translates as MTDLDVIIVGADPAGLTLAAELSLAGVRPLVLEQYPAPRDVPKASGIAGRIRRGRHHRLRRR
- a CDS encoding helix-turn-helix domain-containing protein, which translates into the protein MAAEPIRIGVESSVAERGPIALRIAVGGQLRKLREARGITPQVAADRIRGSYAKISRLELGRTGFKERDIVDLLDLYGVTDPDECAKFLDLARKANQPGWWHRYNDLLPQWFETYIGLEGAARTIRTFEGQLVPGLLQTEDYAAAVVAVGHENSEAVRRSEQGGRGQTIDVQAARRVELRTKRQEILDVPGGPTLWAVLDEAVLHRPVGGARVQRQQIEHLIEMSAKPSVTIQVLSYRTGANAAAGSSFTMLRFVERELPDIVYLEQLTTALYLDRPDEVRHYREVMDRLAVQAETPEASRELMVAAAAKL
- a CDS encoding FAD-dependent monooxygenase, whose product is MAELADSVRRVLGAELPMSDPKRLSRFTFKDRQAETYRAGRILLAGDAAHLLPATGTALNVDMVDAVHLGWKLAAEVQGWAPGGRADALLIRPDGHIAWAAEVGEPTGTAAPALRDALAHWFGAPLDA
- a CDS encoding energy-coupling factor ABC transporter ATP-binding protein produces the protein MTWAPEPAVRLDELSFAYPDGTGALHGVNLEVAHGERVAVLGPNGAGKSTLMLHLNGVLRAASGAVHIGGTRVGRTTVRAIRERVGVVFQDPDDQLFMPTVAQDIAFGPANFGVRGAALAERVRGALDAVGMTDRADRSPARLSLGERRRAALATVLACRPEVLVLDEPAANLDPVARRELAEILLGLPTTLLMVTHDLPYAQRVCDRAVLLDGGRIVADGPIDTMLADTELLAAHRLT